The Vescimonas coprocola genome includes a window with the following:
- a CDS encoding NfeD family protein produces the protein MIVIWIAAIVVFGIVEAVTVGLVSIWFVLGAVAGLLAAVLGAALWVQIVLFFVVSIAALAATRPLVQKMLHRDETPTNADRVLGQTARVTETIDNTVPTGAVYADGKTWTARSASGRVIPKDTLVKVQRMEGVRLFVEEEAGQPVHS, from the coding sequence ATGATCGTCATTTGGATCGCAGCCATCGTGGTCTTTGGCATCGTGGAAGCGGTGACGGTGGGACTGGTCTCCATCTGGTTCGTGCTGGGCGCCGTGGCCGGTCTGCTGGCGGCGGTGCTGGGGGCGGCCCTGTGGGTGCAGATCGTCCTGTTCTTCGTGGTGAGCATTGCGGCGCTGGCGGCGACCCGTCCGCTGGTGCAGAAGATGCTCCACAGGGACGAGACGCCCACCAACGCCGACCGGGTGCTGGGCCAGACGGCCCGTGTCACCGAGACCATCGACAATACCGTCCCCACCGGAGCAGTGTACGCCGACGGCAAGACGTGGACGGCCCGCAGTGCCAGCGGCCGGGTCATTCCGAAGGATACGCTGGTGAAGGTACAGCGCATGGAGGGCGTGCGGCTCTTCGTGGAGGAAGAAGCGGGTCAGCCCGTCCATTCATAA
- a CDS encoding SPFH domain-containing protein produces the protein MPTNNLSVPGIVGIAILVILVLVIIVRNIYVVQQSRAYVVERLGAFHSVWGVGLHLKVPFIERVVKKVSLKEQVADFDPQPVITKDNVTMQIDTVIYFQITDPKLYTYGVEYPMNAIENLTATTLRNIIGELELDQSLTSRDTINAKMRAILDEATDPWGIKVNRVELKNILPPREIQNAMEKQMKAERERRESILQAEGEKASKILVAEGEKQSAILKADAAKQAKIMAAEAEAASIMKVQQALADAMRMLNENAPNDQVIKLKALEAFQKAADGKATKIIIPSEIQGLAGLAASAKTLLEDDKPEQNQ, from the coding sequence ATGCCTACCAACAATCTGTCTGTCCCCGGTATCGTAGGGATCGCCATTCTGGTGATTCTGGTGCTCGTGATCATCGTCCGCAACATCTATGTGGTGCAGCAGTCCCGTGCCTATGTGGTGGAGCGGCTGGGTGCCTTCCACTCCGTGTGGGGCGTGGGCCTGCATCTGAAGGTCCCCTTCATTGAGCGTGTGGTGAAGAAGGTAAGCCTGAAGGAGCAGGTGGCGGATTTCGATCCCCAGCCCGTCATCACCAAGGATAACGTCACCATGCAGATCGACACCGTGATCTACTTCCAGATCACCGATCCCAAGCTGTATACCTACGGCGTGGAGTATCCCATGAATGCCATCGAGAACCTCACCGCCACCACCCTGCGCAACATCATCGGCGAGCTGGAACTGGACCAGAGCCTTACCTCCCGTGATACCATCAACGCCAAGATGCGTGCCATTCTGGACGAGGCCACGGACCCCTGGGGCATCAAGGTCAACCGTGTGGAGCTGAAGAACATCCTGCCGCCCCGTGAGATCCAGAACGCCATGGAGAAGCAGATGAAGGCCGAGCGTGAGCGCCGTGAGTCCATCCTGCAGGCCGAGGGCGAGAAGGCCAGTAAGATCCTGGTGGCCGAGGGCGAGAAGCAATCCGCCATCCTGAAGGCCGACGCCGCCAAGCAGGCCAAGATCATGGCCGCTGAGGCCGAGGCCGCCTCCATCATGAAGGTGCAGCAGGCGCTGGCCGACGCCATGCGGATGCTCAACGAGAACGCCCCCAACGATCAGGTCATCAAGCTGAAGGCGCTGGAAGCCTTCCAGAAGGCCGCTGACGGAAAGGCCACCAAGATCATCATCCCCAGCGAGATCCAGGGGCTGGCCGGTTTGGCCGCCTCCGCCAAGACCCTGCTGGAGGACGACAAGCCGGAGCAGAACCAGTAA
- the hpf gene encoding ribosome hibernation-promoting factor, HPF/YfiA family, with the protein MKFTFACKKIALNDSIKEYAEKKISKLDRYFPEEADAFVTFAVEKKNRCVVELTIRAANGTLFRAQEEDPDGDMRGAIDEAVAFIDRRIRKNKTRLARNLRPDALTSNIPAEFDVVEEPEYHLVRTKRFAVKPMSTEEAILQMNLLDHSFYVFRSVETGNICVVYHRNNGGYGLIETE; encoded by the coding sequence ATGAAGTTCACATTTGCCTGTAAGAAAATTGCGCTGAACGACTCCATCAAGGAATATGCCGAGAAGAAGATCAGCAAGCTGGATCGGTACTTCCCGGAGGAGGCAGACGCCTTTGTGACCTTCGCCGTAGAAAAAAAGAACCGCTGCGTGGTGGAGCTGACCATCCGGGCCGCCAACGGCACGCTGTTTCGGGCGCAGGAGGAGGACCCCGACGGGGATATGCGGGGCGCCATTGACGAGGCGGTGGCCTTCATCGACCGCCGTATCCGCAAGAACAAGACCCGGCTGGCCCGGAATCTGCGCCCCGACGCTCTGACCTCCAATATCCCTGCCGAGTTCGATGTGGTGGAGGAGCCGGAGTACCATCTGGTGCGTACCAAGCGCTTCGCCGTGAAGCCTATGAGCACCGAGGAGGCTATTTTGCAGATGAACCTGCTGGATCACTCCTTCTATGTATTCCGCAGCGTGGAGACCGGCAATATCTGCGTGGTGTATCACCGCAACAACGGCGGCTACGGTCTCATCGAGACGGAGTAA
- a CDS encoding radical SAM protein encodes MRITRREKKFWEQHLSCVRHITLDPKGPGVVRLHMIPPRAEGKDEPFLLLLNGAKLIPLNLSWAILLANFMAALESFFTESDNAPDREVEQVDWERLAEEAVTATRSVYPRTKPEQLREDLALLMESLIAIARGQEPPVEVGTLSLGDYAPYMSAPHRMDLMVSAMTQDGAWHCNQKCLHCYAAGQPMGESRELTTAQWKEALERLRHANIPQVTFTGGEPTLRADLVELVEAAQWFVTRLNTNGRLLTPELCRRLYEASLDSVQVTLYSADAAVHNTLVGAPGFDDTVQGVRNAVAAGLMTSVNTPLCSLNRDYAATLRFVHELGVRYVTCSGLIPSGGAETEASQATRLTQEELTAVLRQAVETAEELGMEIDFTSPGWLPEETLRSLGLHLIPSCGACLSNMAVTPDGQVVPCQSWLGGTTLGNLLTDDWSAIWDGETCRAIRAKSAKLEHICQLGEGNREGC; translated from the coding sequence ATGCGTATCACCCGTCGTGAGAAAAAATTCTGGGAGCAGCACCTGAGCTGCGTTCGCCATATCACACTGGATCCCAAGGGTCCGGGCGTGGTGCGGCTGCACATGATCCCGCCACGGGCGGAGGGGAAGGACGAACCCTTCCTTCTACTGCTGAACGGGGCCAAGCTGATCCCGCTGAATCTCAGCTGGGCCATTCTGCTGGCCAACTTCATGGCGGCCTTGGAGAGCTTCTTCACAGAGAGCGACAACGCCCCGGACCGTGAGGTGGAGCAGGTGGATTGGGAGCGTCTGGCGGAGGAGGCCGTGACGGCCACCCGCAGCGTTTACCCCCGGACCAAGCCGGAGCAGCTGCGGGAGGACCTTGCTCTGCTGATGGAGAGCCTCATCGCCATCGCACGGGGGCAGGAGCCGCCGGTGGAGGTAGGAACCCTAAGTCTGGGGGACTATGCCCCCTATATGTCGGCGCCCCACCGCATGGACCTGATGGTCAGCGCCATGACGCAGGACGGCGCATGGCACTGCAATCAGAAGTGTCTCCACTGCTACGCCGCCGGACAGCCCATGGGCGAGAGCCGGGAGCTGACCACCGCTCAGTGGAAGGAGGCGCTGGAGCGCCTGCGCCACGCCAATATCCCGCAGGTGACCTTCACCGGCGGAGAACCCACCCTCCGGGCGGATCTGGTGGAGCTGGTGGAGGCCGCCCAGTGGTTCGTGACCCGCCTCAACACCAACGGCCGTTTGCTGACGCCGGAGCTGTGCCGCCGGCTGTATGAGGCAAGCCTTGACAGCGTGCAGGTGACGCTGTACAGCGCCGATGCCGCTGTCCACAATACGCTGGTGGGCGCACCGGGCTTCGACGACACGGTGCAGGGCGTCCGCAACGCTGTGGCGGCGGGCCTGATGACGTCGGTGAACACGCCGCTGTGCAGCCTGAATCGGGATTATGCCGCTACCCTCCGCTTTGTGCATGAGCTGGGAGTGCGATACGTCACCTGTTCCGGGCTCATTCCCTCCGGCGGCGCTGAGACGGAGGCCAGCCAGGCCACCCGCCTGACGCAGGAGGAGCTGACTGCCGTGCTGCGTCAGGCCGTGGAGACGGCGGAGGAGCTGGGCATGGAGATCGACTTCACCAGCCCCGGCTGGCTGCCGGAGGAGACGCTCCGGAGCCTTGGCCTGCACCTGATCCCCAGCTGCGGAGCCTGCCTGAGCAACATGGCCGTCACCCCCGACGGGCAGGTAGTTCCCTGCCAGAGCTGGCTGGGCGGCACCACGCTGGGGAACCTCCTCACCGACGACTGGTCCGCCATCTGGGACGGCGAGACCTGCCGGGCCATCCGGGCCAAGAGTGCCAAGCTGGAGCATATCTGCCAGCTGGGCGAGGGAAACAGAGAGGGGTGCTGA
- a CDS encoding S1 RNA-binding domain-containing protein, protein MELAVGTIISGKVTAITKFGAFVSLPGGKSGLVHISEVAAAFVSDVHDYLTEGQEVTVKILSLSPEGKINLSIKQAQPQQERPQPARSARPQGSRPGPRSGGRSPRPAQATVAMQPPAEPSFEDKLKQFMTQSDSKQSELNRYMAGKRGSGRRRR, encoded by the coding sequence ATGGAACTGGCGGTTGGGACGATCATCAGCGGGAAAGTCACCGCAATCACCAAATTCGGCGCATTTGTGAGCCTACCCGGCGGGAAGTCCGGTTTGGTCCACATATCAGAGGTGGCCGCTGCCTTTGTCAGCGACGTCCACGACTACCTCACCGAGGGGCAGGAGGTCACCGTGAAGATCCTCTCCCTCTCCCCGGAGGGGAAAATCAATCTGTCCATCAAGCAGGCCCAACCCCAGCAGGAACGCCCGCAGCCGGCCCGATCGGCCCGGCCCCAGGGCAGTCGTCCCGGCCCCCGCAGCGGCGGTCGGTCTCCCCGTCCGGCACAGGCTACAGTGGCCATGCAGCCCCCGGCGGAGCCGTCCTTCGAGGACAAGCTGAAGCAGTTCATGACCCAGTCCGACAGCAAACAGTCGGAGCTGAACCGCTATATGGCGGGGAAGCGGGGCAGCGGGCGCAGGAGAAGATAA
- a CDS encoding septum formation initiator family protein has protein sequence MARKKNTKKRRSGLLGALVLLILLGVMAYKLVEVYGDLSAAKEQEARLRTQVEQKEEENNSLKDALSHADDPDYILGLARDRLGLAEDGERIFPDVNN, from the coding sequence ATGGCACGGAAGAAAAACACAAAAAAACGCCGGAGCGGTCTGCTGGGCGCACTGGTGCTGCTGATCCTGCTGGGCGTGATGGCCTATAAGCTGGTGGAAGTCTATGGTGACCTCTCCGCCGCCAAGGAGCAGGAGGCACGGCTCCGCACTCAGGTGGAGCAGAAGGAGGAGGAGAACAACTCCCTGAAGGATGCGCTGTCCCACGCCGACGACCCGGACTACATTCTGGGGCTGGCCCGTGACCGGCTGGGGCTGGCGGAGGACGGCGAGCGCATCTTTCCGGACGTGAACAACTGA
- a CDS encoding YabP/YqfC family sporulation protein, translating into MAYEITGAPLHHRLELDGRERLTVSGVEDVARFDETCIVMSTCVGELVVTGEGLHIGKLTLDGGELHVDGHIDSISYEEPAAGRTSLLSRLFG; encoded by the coding sequence ATGGCATATGAGATCACCGGCGCTCCCCTGCACCACCGGCTGGAGCTGGATGGCCGGGAGCGTCTGACGGTATCCGGAGTGGAGGACGTGGCCCGATTCGACGAGACATGCATCGTCATGTCCACCTGCGTGGGGGAGCTGGTGGTCACTGGCGAGGGGCTGCACATCGGGAAGCTCACGCTGGACGGCGGAGAGCTCCATGTGGACGGCCACATCGACTCCATCAGCTATGAGGAGCCTGCCGCAGGGCGCACCTCCCTGCTGTCCCGACTGTTCGGCTGA
- a CDS encoding RNA-binding S4 domain-containing protein → MRLDKYLKVSRLIKRRTVANEACDNERVMVNGRVQRASYDVKPGDRIAIRFGQRTLEVEVLTVADNVGKAEAAAMYREIMDSPS, encoded by the coding sequence ATGCGTCTGGACAAATATCTGAAGGTTTCCCGGCTCATCAAGCGCCGTACCGTGGCCAATGAGGCCTGCGACAATGAGCGTGTCATGGTCAATGGCCGGGTGCAGCGGGCCTCCTACGACGTGAAGCCCGGCGACCGCATCGCCATCCGCTTCGGCCAGCGGACGCTGGAGGTGGAGGTACTCACCGTAGCGGACAATGTGGGTAAGGCCGAGGCCGCCGCCATGTACCGGGAGATCATGGACAGCCCGTCATAA
- a CDS encoding HU family DNA-binding protein: MNKTELIAAAAEKAGLSKKDTEAVITATLASITEALQNDDKVQLVGFGSFEVKKRAARTGLNPRTKETIEIPASAVPTFKAGKALKDAVAK, translated from the coding sequence ATGAATAAAACCGAACTGATCGCCGCTGCCGCCGAGAAGGCCGGCCTGTCCAAGAAGGACACCGAGGCTGTCATCACCGCTACTCTGGCTTCCATCACCGAGGCCCTGCAGAACGACGACAAGGTCCAGCTGGTGGGCTTTGGCTCCTTCGAGGTGAAGAAGCGTGCCGCCCGCACCGGCCTGAATCCCCGGACCAAGGAGACCATCGAGATCCCCGCTTCCGCTGTTCCCACCTTCAAGGCCGGCAAGGCTCTGAAGGACGCCGTTGCGAAGTAA
- the mazG gene encoding nucleoside triphosphate pyrophosphohydrolase, translated as MIDFERKEHYGLSDLLRIVALLRSEGGCPWDRVQTHASLRRSLLEEAYEAAEAIDREDPALLKEELGDLLLQVVFHADIERQAGDFTMDDVADGEVRKMLFRHPHVFGGQETVQDADTVLEGWEAIKRREKGQQTTAQALDAVARSLPGLWRAEKLQSKAARDGFDWPDISGALAKLDEEVSELHRAAAGDGDVTEELGDVLFAAVKVGRFVGVDPEVAIHGTCEKFIRRYRAVEEGAAAMGKSVDQLPLETLETLWVEAKRS; from the coding sequence ATGATAGATTTTGAGAGGAAGGAGCATTACGGTCTTTCGGATCTGCTGCGCATCGTGGCGTTGCTGCGGTCAGAGGGCGGCTGTCCTTGGGATCGAGTGCAGACTCACGCCTCCCTGCGGCGCAGTCTGCTGGAGGAGGCCTATGAGGCCGCCGAGGCCATCGACCGGGAGGATCCGGCCCTGCTGAAGGAGGAGCTGGGGGATCTGCTGCTGCAGGTGGTATTCCATGCCGACATCGAGCGGCAGGCCGGCGATTTCACCATGGACGATGTGGCCGACGGTGAGGTTCGCAAGATGCTCTTCCGGCATCCCCATGTGTTCGGGGGACAGGAGACGGTGCAGGACGCCGATACGGTGCTGGAGGGCTGGGAGGCCATCAAGCGCCGGGAGAAGGGCCAGCAGACCACCGCTCAGGCGCTGGATGCCGTGGCCCGGAGCCTGCCGGGACTGTGGCGGGCGGAGAAGCTCCAGAGCAAGGCCGCCCGTGACGGGTTCGACTGGCCGGACATCTCCGGAGCGCTGGCCAAGCTGGACGAGGAGGTTTCCGAGCTGCACCGGGCCGCCGCCGGAGACGGCGACGTGACGGAGGAGCTGGGAGATGTGCTCTTTGCCGCCGTGAAGGTGGGGCGCTTTGTCGGGGTGGACCCGGAGGTCGCCATCCACGGCACCTGTGAGAAATTCATCCGCCGCTACCGGGCGGTGGAGGAGGGGGCAGCCGCCATGGGGAAATCCGTGGATCAACTGCCGCTGGAAACGCTGGAGACCCTGTGGGTCGAGGCCAAGCGATCTTAA
- a CDS encoding polysaccharide biosynthesis protein: MGFLGGAALLTAAVAVSKLLGALYKIPLGNLLGSRGMGCFQAAYNVYGVLLTLSTAGLPLAMSRLIAQSRGRPRRQRRIFHVALALFLALGLVGSGVMLTFPRQLSGLLHNELAAPSIRVLAPALLAVCLLSAIRGYTQGQGQMLPTAVSQVVESAGKLVVGLGLTWYLLTVRGVSPEIGAAGAMAGVTVGSLLALLVLTLRWLPSCMGSDTPPSRREVLGQLLKIGVPITLGAGGMSFITLLDQSVAMDALQSRLGLGLEEANRQYGEYAFALTLFSLPPSFLYPISVSLVPAISGALGQGDRRTARRHTRTALRMALLLALPSGIGLSVLAGPVLRLLYPAQVQTAAAAAHHLRVLGLAAVCVCLMVVSGGILQAWGHEHIPVVTLLTGGAVKIAVSYRLVSDPAWGIRGAAVGTLLCYALIAGMNLLAVGRTTGIVFRWGVPLRTLVAVGAMAVTASGFYRMLVHRASLPLAVLGAVAAAAAVYGGLVLLLGAVRREELCAVFAAKKRRKPSGFF, translated from the coding sequence ATGGGCTTTCTGGGGGGTGCCGCCCTGCTGACGGCGGCGGTAGCGGTCAGCAAGCTGCTGGGGGCCTTGTATAAGATCCCTCTGGGCAACCTGCTGGGGAGCCGGGGCATGGGCTGCTTTCAGGCGGCCTACAACGTCTATGGCGTGCTGTTGACCCTCTCCACCGCCGGTCTGCCGCTGGCCATGAGCCGTCTCATCGCCCAGAGCAGGGGCAGACCCCGGCGGCAGCGGCGCATTTTCCATGTGGCGCTGGCGTTATTTCTGGCGCTGGGGCTGGTGGGCAGCGGTGTGATGCTGACCTTTCCCCGGCAGCTGTCGGGCCTGCTGCACAATGAGCTGGCGGCCCCCTCCATCCGGGTACTGGCCCCGGCGCTGCTGGCGGTGTGTCTGCTGTCCGCCATCCGGGGCTACACCCAAGGGCAGGGGCAGATGCTGCCCACCGCCGTCAGTCAGGTGGTGGAATCCGCCGGGAAGCTGGTGGTGGGGCTGGGCCTTACGTGGTATCTCCTGACTGTCCGGGGCGTCTCCCCGGAGATCGGGGCCGCCGGGGCCATGGCAGGTGTGACCGTAGGCTCACTGCTGGCACTGCTGGTTCTGACCCTGCGGTGGCTGCCCTCCTGCATGGGCAGCGACACTCCACCTTCCCGGCGGGAGGTGCTGGGTCAGCTGCTGAAGATCGGCGTTCCCATTACGCTGGGAGCCGGAGGCATGAGCTTCATCACCCTGCTGGATCAGTCCGTGGCCATGGATGCCCTCCAGAGCCGGTTGGGTCTGGGGCTGGAGGAGGCCAACCGGCAATACGGGGAGTACGCCTTCGCCCTGACGCTGTTCTCCCTGCCGCCCTCCTTTCTCTATCCCATCAGCGTCAGTCTGGTGCCGGCCATCAGCGGAGCGCTGGGACAGGGCGACCGGCGGACGGCCCGCCGCCACACCCGCACCGCCCTGCGGATGGCACTGCTGCTGGCGCTGCCGTCGGGGATAGGGCTGTCCGTTCTGGCGGGGCCTGTCCTGCGGCTGCTGTACCCCGCTCAGGTGCAGACCGCCGCTGCCGCCGCCCATCACCTGCGGGTGCTGGGGCTGGCTGCCGTGTGCGTGTGCCTGATGGTGGTCTCCGGCGGTATTTTGCAGGCATGGGGCCACGAGCACATCCCGGTGGTAACGCTGCTCACCGGCGGGGCGGTGAAAATCGCTGTCAGCTACCGGCTGGTGTCGGACCCCGCTTGGGGCATCCGGGGCGCCGCCGTGGGAACACTGCTCTGCTATGCGCTTATTGCGGGGATGAACCTACTGGCGGTGGGACGCACCACCGGGATAGTCTTTCGCTGGGGCGTTCCTCTCCGGACGCTGGTGGCAGTGGGGGCCATGGCGGTGACGGCCTCCGGCTTTTACCGGATGCTGGTACACCGGGCTTCCCTGCCGCTGGCCGTGCTGGGAGCCGTAGCGGCAGCCGCTGCGGTGTACGGCGGTCTCGTCCTGCTGCTGGGGGCAGTGCGCCGAGAGGAGCTGTGTGCCGTTTTTGCCGCCAAAAAGCGGCGAAAACCATCTGGATTTTTTTAA
- the hemZ gene encoding coproporphyrinogen dehydrogenase HemZ codes for MKLIFRGHDDRYAVEQSLLAFFPEERPVYEPAEDGEDHALVTLSRSPRYNTAVTTITYHGRTARGISRTAVDPQLTEYEAERLRQKAVKLSFFKAAREITGITPSWGALTGIRPGKLASRMLEEGMTERQVDRVLRDTYFVSPERRRLCIETAEASRRAKADLRPEDISLYVGIPFCPTRCAYCSFVSQSVERTLGLVEPYLEVLHREITDAARMVEETGLHIKSFYMGGGTPTTLSADQMDRLLTHLNRSFDLSGCVEYCIEAGRPDTIDREKLQVLLDHGVDRISVNPQSLEDHVLTAIGRRHTARDVEEAMALATGMGFPHVNMDLIAGLPEDTPEGFRRTLDKCLSYGADNITVHTLSLKKGSRILLENFTIPSAEAVGEMLDYANAALRQADFHPYYLYRQKYMSGSFENTGWCISGAEGLYNIYIMEELHSILSLGAGGSTKMVDPVHQRIERVFHTKYPTEYIQRSEKLEENLSAFRQFHENMRG; via the coding sequence ATGAAGCTGATCTTTCGTGGTCACGACGACCGGTACGCCGTGGAGCAGAGTCTGCTGGCTTTTTTCCCGGAGGAACGGCCGGTCTATGAGCCGGCGGAGGATGGGGAGGATCATGCGCTGGTGACGCTGAGCCGCTCCCCCCGCTATAACACCGCCGTCACCACCATCACCTACCACGGCCGGACGGCCCGTGGCATCTCCCGGACCGCCGTGGACCCGCAGCTGACGGAGTATGAGGCGGAGCGCCTTCGCCAGAAGGCGGTGAAGCTAAGCTTCTTCAAGGCGGCACGGGAGATCACCGGCATCACCCCCAGCTGGGGGGCGCTGACGGGCATCCGCCCCGGCAAGCTGGCCTCCCGGATGCTGGAGGAGGGCATGACGGAGCGGCAGGTGGACCGGGTCCTGCGGGACACCTACTTCGTCTCGCCGGAGCGCCGGCGCCTGTGTATCGAGACGGCGGAGGCCTCCCGCAGAGCCAAGGCGGACCTGCGCCCGGAGGATATCTCCCTGTATGTTGGCATCCCCTTCTGCCCCACCCGCTGCGCCTATTGCAGCTTTGTGTCCCAGTCCGTGGAGCGGACGCTGGGACTGGTGGAGCCGTATCTGGAGGTGCTGCACCGGGAGATCACCGACGCCGCCCGAATGGTGGAGGAGACGGGGCTGCACATCAAATCCTTCTACATGGGGGGCGGTACTCCCACTACCCTCTCCGCCGATCAGATGGACCGGCTGCTGACCCACCTGAATCGCAGCTTCGATCTGTCGGGCTGCGTGGAATACTGCATTGAGGCCGGACGACCGGACACCATCGACCGGGAGAAGCTGCAGGTGCTGCTGGATCACGGCGTAGACCGCATCAGCGTCAATCCCCAGTCGCTGGAGGATCACGTCCTCACCGCCATCGGCCGCCGCCATACGGCCCGTGACGTGGAGGAGGCCATGGCACTGGCCACCGGCATGGGCTTTCCCCATGTGAACATGGATCTGATCGCCGGACTGCCGGAGGACACGCCGGAGGGCTTCCGGCGGACGCTGGACAAGTGCCTGTCCTACGGGGCCGACAACATCACCGTCCATACCCTGAGCCTAAAAAAGGGAAGCCGCATTTTGCTGGAGAACTTCACCATCCCCTCGGCGGAGGCGGTGGGGGAAATGCTGGACTACGCCAACGCCGCCCTCCGGCAGGCGGACTTCCACCCCTACTACCTGTACCGGCAAAAATATATGTCCGGCAGCTTTGAAAACACCGGATGGTGCATATCCGGAGCCGAGGGGCTGTATAATATCTACATCATGGAGGAGCTGCACAGCATCCTCTCGCTGGGGGCCGGTGGGTCCACCAAGATGGTGGATCCGGTGCATCAGCGCATCGAGCGGGTATTTCACACCAAGTACCCCACAGAATACATCCAGAGAAGCGAAAAGCTGGAGGAAAATCTCTCCGCCTTCCGTCAATTCCATGAGAACATGAGGGGATGA
- a CDS encoding MBL fold metallo-hydrolase: MKIDSIRVGFISTNCYLLCDEETGVCALIDPGDKPEQVADMVSRSGCRLEYILLTHGHFDHTTAVRPLLEKYPDVPVYIHEKDVTDQPPKHMDMMFSRLPEHNQRYYKEGDTLTLGSLTIRVMETPGHTQGSVCLLVGDVMFSGDTLFRGSCGRTDFAGGDPKAMLASLDRLAALPGNYKVYPGHEGATELDYERRVNPFMTRRLSL; this comes from the coding sequence ATGAAAATCGATTCCATCCGGGTGGGCTTTATTTCCACCAACTGCTATCTGCTGTGCGACGAGGAGACCGGGGTCTGCGCCCTCATCGATCCCGGTGACAAGCCGGAGCAGGTGGCCGACATGGTCAGCCGCTCCGGCTGCCGTCTGGAGTACATCCTGCTGACCCACGGTCACTTTGACCACACCACCGCCGTCCGGCCTCTGCTGGAGAAATACCCCGACGTGCCGGTGTACATCCACGAGAAGGACGTCACCGACCAGCCGCCCAAGCACATGGATATGATGTTCTCCCGCCTGCCGGAGCACAACCAGCGCTACTACAAGGAGGGGGACACCCTGACGCTGGGCAGCCTCACCATCCGTGTCATGGAGACGCCGGGCCACACCCAGGGCTCCGTATGTCTGCTGGTAGGGGACGTGATGTTCTCCGGCGACACCCTGTTCCGTGGCTCCTGCGGCCGCACAGACTTCGCCGGCGGCGACCCCAAGGCCATGCTGGCCTCGCTGGACCGGCTGGCGGCGCTGCCCGGCAACTACAAGGTCTATCCCGGCCATGAGGGGGCCACGGAGCTGGACTATGAGCGCCGGGTGAACCCCTTTATGACCCGGCGGCTCTCCCTGTGA
- the dtd gene encoding D-aminoacyl-tRNA deacylase, whose amino-acid sequence MRAVLTRVKSASVAVDGKTIGQIGQGFLILLGITHEDTEAQAVKLADKLVGLRIFEDEDGKMNRGLETVGGEILVVSQFTLYGNCRKGRRPDFLAAARPEVAIPLYEKFVALCREKGFHTETGEFGADMLVQSVNDGPLTLIVDTDQLSS is encoded by the coding sequence ATGAGAGCTGTACTGACACGGGTAAAAAGTGCCTCCGTTGCCGTGGACGGCAAGACCATCGGCCAGATCGGACAGGGCTTTCTGATCCTGCTGGGCATCACCCATGAGGACACCGAGGCCCAAGCCGTGAAGCTGGCGGACAAACTGGTGGGCCTGCGTATTTTTGAGGATGAGGACGGCAAGATGAACCGTGGTCTGGAGACGGTGGGCGGCGAAATTCTGGTGGTATCCCAGTTCACTCTTTACGGCAACTGCCGCAAGGGCCGCCGTCCGGACTTTCTGGCCGCCGCCCGGCCGGAGGTGGCCATCCCCCTGTATGAAAAATTCGTGGCCTTGTGCCGGGAAAAGGGCTTCCACACTGAGACCGGCGAATTCGGTGCCGATATGCTGGTCCAGTCCGTCAACGACGGCCCCCTGACCCTGATCGTAGACACCGACCAGCTCTCCAGCTGA